One stretch of Bombus affinis isolate iyBomAffi1 chromosome 4, iyBomAffi1.2, whole genome shotgun sequence DNA includes these proteins:
- the LOC126915544 gene encoding uncharacterized protein LOC126915544 — MSGKLEYLEKYSVAPSPSRDYYGLRVLDDQVTLYLWRISHGPHKTPIVRTSGFVDFKQDHRLQDEIRRIFGEYLLKHVRNITSGRNTLLTLPRCLINKLIKYLSVQDIVKLTSLSRVSKEIFDDNCVWETLYKKYRPLTRNRYDRFNTTYNWKQLFQLAQAQESTNDQKMLRNRANAKQRPANPKIENLPKVNARSENSPKAYQKIENPMKISGSSTKLTSKIFAPENQTKKTAEVSRKKNAQSSVSRKLSDNRLNEITIDKEKVISERKASAIKSLQVTGQKNIKALKDYSVATKVNAKVDSKDLMGNKVAETKSSKVQNKMARKIDTKASSISLKTLEEKLNNVKSKSSTTPKVNTTKKPAPRPIQEVQVKPKSRGKRKKIGHSKSTILSTSADLLNDHSPIKDDSFDLVDLIQASLKNIRSPRSIFDYSFSCIEKTKSCGGDTTTQDISRKMTDHPRALKSGHIKAALDRLSEKSEPVTAKSIDSANKGELSYGSVTPNYALMSLNSELKKWTELNKNRNVIVPEEKAEHFERYGIYNKYPTPRLPDKEHKKSPPAKEMDKTSILRSLGMRSFRGKNVSSNSTAEVNRYESRKMIDNVYKY; from the exons ATGAGCGGTAAGCTCGAATACCTGGAAAAGTATTCGGTAGCGCCTTCACCAAGCAGAGATTACTACGGGTTGAGAGTGTTGGACGACCAG GTGACGCTCTATCTTTGGCGAATCTCGCACGGTCCTCACAAAACACCCATCGTACGAACCTCCGGTTTTGTTGATTTCAAGCAGGACCACCGATTGCAGGACGAAATTCGACGTATTTTTG GCGAATATTTGCTAAAGCACGTAAGAAACATCACTTCCGGGAGAAATACGTTATTGACATTGCCAAGGTGTCtgattaataaattaatcaaaTATCTTTCGGTACAAGACATCGTCAAATTAACATCCCTGTCGCGTGTCTCTAAAGAG ATTTTCGATGACAATTGCGTGTGGGAAACACTGTATAAAAAATACAGACCACTAACAAGGAATAGATACGACAGGTTTAATACCACGTATAACTGGAAACAATTGTTCCAATTGGCTCAAGCGCAAGAATCAACCAACGATCAAAAA ATGCTGCGAAATCGCGCAAATGCAAAGCAGAGACCGGCAAAcccaaaaatagaaaatttaccGAAAGTGAATGCGAGATCGGAGAATTCACCGAAAGCGTATCAAAAAATCGAAAATCCCATGAAAATCTCTGGTTCGAGTACTAAACTAACGTCGAAGATCTTTGCGCCAGAAAATCAGACGAAGAAAACGGCTGAAGTATCTCGTAAAAAGAACGCGCAGAGCTCCGTTTCGAGAAAATTGTCCGACAATCGTCTTAACGAAATTACAATCGATAAAGAAAAAGTAATCTCAGAGAGGAAAGCTTCTGCCATTAAATCGCTGCAAGTAACCGGACAGAAGAATATAAAGGCGCTGAAAGATTACTCGGTCGCTACTAAGGTCAACGCCAAAGTGGACAGCAAAGATTTGATGGGTAACAAGGTTGCCGAAACGAAGTCGAGCAAAGTTCAGAATAAAATGGCTAGGAAGATCGACACGAAGGCTAGTAGCATAAGTCTGAAAACGCTGGAGGAGAaattaaataacgttaaatCGAAAAGTTCAACAACACCGAAGGTTAATACAACTAAGAAACCAGCTCCGCGTCCGATCCAGGAGGTCCAAGTTAAACCAAAATCCAGggggaaaaggaagaaaatcggTCATAGCAAGTCTACGATCCTGAGTACGAGCGCTGATCTTTTGAACGATCATTCTCCTATTAAGGATGACAGTTTCGATCTGGTAGATCTGATCCAGGCTAGCTTGAAAAACATTCGCAGTCCAAGAAGTATATTCGATTATAGCTTCAGCTGTATCGAAAAGACGAAGTCCTGCGGCGGTGACACGACCACGCAGGACATTAGTCGCAAGATGACAGACCATCCGAGAGCCTTGAAGAGTGGTCACATTAAAGCGGCTCTTGATCGATTATCAGAGAAATCCGAGCCCGTCACCGCGAAATCGATAGATTCTGCCAACAAAGGCGAACTGTCGTATGGATCCGTCACGCCCAACTATGCTCTAATGTCGTTGAATTCAGAATTGAAAAAATGGACAGAGTTAAATAAGAATCGTAACGTTATCGTGCCAGAGGAGAAGGCAGAACATTTTGAAAGATATggaatttataacaaatatccAACGCCAAGGCTACCGGATAAAGAACACAAGAAGTCACCTCCTGCGAAGGAAATGGATAAGACGAGCATTCTACGTTCGCTGGGAATGAGAAGTTTTCGTGGTAAAAACGTGAGCTCTAATTCAACGGCTGAGGTAAATCGATACGAATCGAGGAAAATGATCGATAACGTTTATAAGTATTGA
- the LOC126915537 gene encoding uncharacterized protein KIAA0513 isoform X1 translates to MVDVTTALPSTGGASLIGRTRGALRSVKSALGGSGEYLQGLGSRIGSVLSSSLEESELTTTPSTSPSSPQAPPQTSNPEEQLARRKLRLPRFGTGLSYEDYEAIARHKLERQGSANMSRCMRKYPPGMTYEEIASSRSAGTKRQEHKVEEDNSPDRDSEESIEPLEERDIKATGPDPFDKLNYRGARAPTRYQTVVFRLDMPPCSSDSMSDQDGYGPSTSLDSNMDGRRLWQRSGSSGSVQSWASSLSADSQSEEAAADFMKAFVPLLFDAPNSIDQEQKASFGQMVLTESGRIWFSRVVNARRARPCVTEASFYSLAQHFAVALFECHEADDFAPAKSLMNMCFTFYHEVEVPGLEPYREYLYTHLRVQPIWTSMRFWTAAFFDAVQCERASRPVPPRPKSLDQEAIAIEDRKFQANIVFGQLGTFTCNMHAFGLSRTLCLEFLRKQCVIANLTKEQEKMLRDNIERMFDETEPWR, encoded by the exons ATGGTGGATGTAACTACGGCTCTGCCATCCACCGGTGGAGCGTCCCTAATTGGACGCACCAGAGGTGCACTCAGATCCGTCAAGTCCGCGTTAGGAGGCAGCGGAGAGTATCTTCAGGGTTTGGGTAGCCGAATAGGATCCGTTCTAAGTAGCAGTTTAGAAGAAAGTGAATTGACCACGACGCCGTCGACGTCGCCATCTTCGCCACAAGCACCACCTCAGACTTCCAATCCGGAAGAACAGTTGGCTAGAAGAAAATTAAGGCTCCCAAG GTTTGGTACAGGATTATCGTACGAAGACTACGAAGCAATCGCGAGGCATAAACTGGAGCGTCAGGGTAGCGCCAATATGTCGAGGTGTATGAGAAAATATCCTCCGGGTATGACCTACGAGGAAATAGCCTCGTCGAGATCAGCCGGAACCAAAAGACAAGAGCATAAAGTGGAGGAAGATAACAGCCCCGATAGGGACAGTGAAGAAAGCATAGAACCTCTTGAAGAAAGGGATATCAAGGCCACAGGGCCTGATCCTTTCGATAAATTGAACTACAGGGGAG CAAGGGCCCCGACCCGCTATCAGACGGTCGTTTTTCGTTTAG ATATGCCGCCTTGTAGCAGCGACTCGATGAGCGATCAGGATGGTTACGGACCCAGTACGAGTTTAGACTCGAACATGGACGGCCGCAGATTATGGCAAAGATCag GTTCGTCGGGATCTGTGCAATCTTGGGCTTCTAGTTTATCAGCCGACAGTCAATCTGAGGAAGCTGCGGCTGATTTTATGAAAGCTTTTGTACCTCTTTTATTCGATGCGCCGAATAGCATCGATCAGGAGCAAAAAGCGAGTTTCGGCCAAATGGTTCTT ACAGAATCCGGTAGGATATGGTTCTCCAGAGTGGTGAACGCGAGAAGAGCACGTCCCTGCGTAACAGAAGCATCGTTTTATTCTTTAGCTCAACACTTCGCGGTGGCTCTTTTCGAATGTCACGAGGCGGATGATTTCGCACCTGCCAAAAGTCTCATGAACATGTGCTTTACTTTTTACCACGAAG TCGAAGTGCCAGGATTGGAGCCATATCGCGAATACTTGTACACACATTTGCGAGTACAACCCATATGGACGTCAATGAGATTCTGGACGGCGGCTTTCTTCGACGCGGTTCAATGTGAAAGAGCTTCGAGGCCAGTTCCTCCGAGGCCTAAGTCTCTAGATCAGGAGGCCATCGCTATCGAGGATCGAAAGTTTCAGGCTAATATCGTCTTTGGACAATTAGG GACGTTCACGTGTAACATGCACGCCTTTGGCCTGTCACGTACTCTTTGTCTGGAATTTCTTAGGAAGCAATGTGTAATTGCTAATCTAACGAAAG AGCAAGAAAAGATGCTTCGTGACAACATAGAGAGAATGTTCGACGAGACCGAGCCCTGGCGGTAG
- the LOC126915537 gene encoding uncharacterized protein KIAA0513 isoform X2, protein MVDVTTALPSTGGASLIGRTRGALRSVKSALGGSGEYLQGLGSRIGSVLSSSLEESELTTTPSTSPSSPQAPPQTSNPEEQLARRKLRLPRFGTGLSYEDYEAIARHKLERQGSANMSRCMRKYPPGMTYEEIASSRSAGTKRQEHKVEEDNSPDRDSEESIEPLEERDIKATGPDPFDKLNYRGDMPPCSSDSMSDQDGYGPSTSLDSNMDGRRLWQRSGSSGSVQSWASSLSADSQSEEAAADFMKAFVPLLFDAPNSIDQEQKASFGQMVLTESGRIWFSRVVNARRARPCVTEASFYSLAQHFAVALFECHEADDFAPAKSLMNMCFTFYHEVEVPGLEPYREYLYTHLRVQPIWTSMRFWTAAFFDAVQCERASRPVPPRPKSLDQEAIAIEDRKFQANIVFGQLGTFTCNMHAFGLSRTLCLEFLRKQCVIANLTKEQEKMLRDNIERMFDETEPWR, encoded by the exons ATGGTGGATGTAACTACGGCTCTGCCATCCACCGGTGGAGCGTCCCTAATTGGACGCACCAGAGGTGCACTCAGATCCGTCAAGTCCGCGTTAGGAGGCAGCGGAGAGTATCTTCAGGGTTTGGGTAGCCGAATAGGATCCGTTCTAAGTAGCAGTTTAGAAGAAAGTGAATTGACCACGACGCCGTCGACGTCGCCATCTTCGCCACAAGCACCACCTCAGACTTCCAATCCGGAAGAACAGTTGGCTAGAAGAAAATTAAGGCTCCCAAG GTTTGGTACAGGATTATCGTACGAAGACTACGAAGCAATCGCGAGGCATAAACTGGAGCGTCAGGGTAGCGCCAATATGTCGAGGTGTATGAGAAAATATCCTCCGGGTATGACCTACGAGGAAATAGCCTCGTCGAGATCAGCCGGAACCAAAAGACAAGAGCATAAAGTGGAGGAAGATAACAGCCCCGATAGGGACAGTGAAGAAAGCATAGAACCTCTTGAAGAAAGGGATATCAAGGCCACAGGGCCTGATCCTTTCGATAAATTGAACTACAGGGGAG ATATGCCGCCTTGTAGCAGCGACTCGATGAGCGATCAGGATGGTTACGGACCCAGTACGAGTTTAGACTCGAACATGGACGGCCGCAGATTATGGCAAAGATCag GTTCGTCGGGATCTGTGCAATCTTGGGCTTCTAGTTTATCAGCCGACAGTCAATCTGAGGAAGCTGCGGCTGATTTTATGAAAGCTTTTGTACCTCTTTTATTCGATGCGCCGAATAGCATCGATCAGGAGCAAAAAGCGAGTTTCGGCCAAATGGTTCTT ACAGAATCCGGTAGGATATGGTTCTCCAGAGTGGTGAACGCGAGAAGAGCACGTCCCTGCGTAACAGAAGCATCGTTTTATTCTTTAGCTCAACACTTCGCGGTGGCTCTTTTCGAATGTCACGAGGCGGATGATTTCGCACCTGCCAAAAGTCTCATGAACATGTGCTTTACTTTTTACCACGAAG TCGAAGTGCCAGGATTGGAGCCATATCGCGAATACTTGTACACACATTTGCGAGTACAACCCATATGGACGTCAATGAGATTCTGGACGGCGGCTTTCTTCGACGCGGTTCAATGTGAAAGAGCTTCGAGGCCAGTTCCTCCGAGGCCTAAGTCTCTAGATCAGGAGGCCATCGCTATCGAGGATCGAAAGTTTCAGGCTAATATCGTCTTTGGACAATTAGG GACGTTCACGTGTAACATGCACGCCTTTGGCCTGTCACGTACTCTTTGTCTGGAATTTCTTAGGAAGCAATGTGTAATTGCTAATCTAACGAAAG AGCAAGAAAAGATGCTTCGTGACAACATAGAGAGAATGTTCGACGAGACCGAGCCCTGGCGGTAG